One Theropithecus gelada isolate Dixy chromosome 3, Tgel_1.0, whole genome shotgun sequence genomic window carries:
- the CCL26 gene encoding C-C motif chemokine 26, which produces MMDLSVASAVILASLLSLHLGTATRGTDIAKTCCFQHSHKSLPWTQVQSYEFTSSSCSQQAVIFTTKRGKKVCTNPKKKWVQRYISLLKTQKQL; this is translated from the exons ATGATGGACCTGTCCGTGGCCTCTGCTGTGATCCTGGCGTCCCTCTTGAGTCTCCACCTTGGAACTGCCACAC GTGGGACTGACATAGCCAAGACATGCTGCTTCCAACACAGCCACAAGTCCCTTCCCTGGACCCAGGTGCAAAGCTATGAATTCACCAGTAGCAGCTGCTCCCAGCAGGCTGTAAT ATTCACTACCAAAAGAGGCAAGAAAGTCTGTACCAATCCAAAGAAAAAATGGGTGCAAAGATACATTTCTTTATTGAAAACTCAGAAACAATTGTGA